One Orrella dioscoreae genomic window carries:
- the glpK gene encoding glycerol kinase GlpK — protein sequence MANGTFILALDQGTTSSRAMVFDRDGNVRGTAQQEFRQHYPQPGWVEHDPMDIWRTQLDTAREALRNAGAAASDVAGLGITNQRETTVLWERATGRPIAPAIVWQDRRGAPLCDTLREAGHAERIRDITGLELDAYFSGTKLAWLLREVPGARQAAERGELAFGTIDTWLVWQLTGGDVHSTDASNASRTLLYDLATGDWSDEMLALLDVPRSLLPGIAPSSGIIGKTLPEHFGGALPIAGVAGDQQAATFGQACFEPGMAKNTYGTGCFMLMNVGTTPAVSQHRLLSTVGWRIGERSDYMLEGSVFVAGAAIQWLRDGLGLIRRADEVEALATSVADTDDVFLVPAFTGLGAPHWDPYARGALVGVTRGTTRAHVARAALESIALQSADLLRAMRADSPTDLSELRVDGGAARNDLLMQMQADLLGVPVVRPRVAESTARGAAGLAGLALQYWSGQDELAAQWKVERRFEPEWNASQRDARLARWHQAVALSRGWAAGKPG from the coding sequence ATGGCGAACGGCACCTTCATTCTCGCGCTGGACCAGGGCACCACCAGTTCGCGCGCGATGGTCTTCGACCGTGACGGCAACGTGCGCGGCACGGCGCAGCAGGAATTTCGGCAGCACTATCCCCAACCGGGCTGGGTCGAACACGACCCCATGGACATCTGGCGCACCCAGCTCGATACCGCCCGCGAGGCGCTGCGCAACGCGGGCGCCGCCGCCTCGGACGTGGCGGGCCTGGGCATCACCAACCAGCGCGAGACCACCGTGCTGTGGGAGCGCGCCACGGGCCGCCCCATCGCGCCAGCCATCGTCTGGCAGGACCGCCGCGGCGCGCCGCTGTGCGACACGCTGCGCGAAGCCGGCCACGCCGAGCGCATCCGGGACATCACCGGCCTGGAACTCGATGCCTATTTCTCGGGCACCAAACTGGCCTGGCTGCTGCGGGAAGTGCCTGGCGCACGCCAGGCCGCCGAGCGCGGCGAACTGGCCTTCGGCACCATCGACACCTGGCTGGTCTGGCAACTGACGGGCGGCGACGTGCACAGCACCGACGCCAGCAACGCGTCGCGCACCCTGCTCTATGACCTGGCAACCGGCGACTGGAGCGACGAGATGCTGGCCTTGCTGGACGTCCCGCGCAGCCTCCTGCCCGGGATCGCGCCCAGCAGCGGCATCATCGGCAAGACCCTGCCCGAGCACTTCGGCGGGGCCTTGCCCATCGCGGGCGTGGCGGGCGACCAGCAGGCCGCCACCTTCGGCCAGGCCTGCTTCGAACCGGGCATGGCCAAGAACACCTATGGCACCGGCTGCTTCATGCTCATGAACGTCGGCACCACGCCCGCCGTGTCGCAACACCGCCTGCTGTCCACGGTGGGCTGGCGCATCGGCGAGCGCAGCGACTACATGCTGGAGGGCAGCGTCTTCGTCGCGGGCGCGGCCATCCAGTGGCTGCGCGATGGCCTGGGACTGATCCGCCGCGCCGATGAAGTCGAGGCGCTGGCGACCAGCGTGGCCGACACCGACGACGTCTTTCTGGTGCCCGCCTTCACCGGCCTGGGCGCGCCGCACTGGGACCCCTATGCGCGCGGCGCGCTGGTGGGCGTCACGCGTGGCACCACGCGCGCGCACGTGGCGCGCGCGGCGCTGGAGTCGATTGCCTTGCAAAGCGCCGACCTGCTGCGCGCCATGCGCGCCGACAGCCCCACGGACCTCAGCGAACTGCGCGTGGACGGCGGCGCGGCGCGCAACGACCTGCTCATGCAGATGCAGGCCGACCTGCTGGGCGTGCCGGTGGTGCGCCCCCGCGTGGCCGAATCCACCGCGCGCGGCGCGGCGGGGCTGGCGGGCCTGGCGCTGCAATATTGGTCCGGCCAGGACGAGCTGGCCGCGCAATGGAAAGTGGAGCGCCGCTTCGAACCCGAATGGAATGCCAGCCAGCGGGACGCCAGGCTCGCGCGCTGGCACCAGGCCGTGGCGCTGTCCCGGGGCTGGGCAGCAGGCAAGCCAGGCTGA
- a CDS encoding Bug family tripartite tricarboxylate transporter substrate binding protein codes for MMTPLLSRCLRALSACAVAVALAFAPALGHAAGDFPNKPLRFVVPYPPGGPLDLMARVLAEKVGAEFGQTVVVENRAGAGGNIGAGVVAKSPADGYTLVMGAVATHAINPWLYASLPYDPIRDFSPITLVAAVPNVLVINREFADANGIATVGDLLAYGKSHPGRLNYASGGNGSAGHLAGELLRARGGLDAVHVPYQGAAPAQLALLSGQADIMFDNLAAAAPLIRDGKVKALAVTTLARSSLLKDVPTIDESGVKGFDLGTWFGVFAPGGTPLPVVERLNQAYVKALNLPDVRERLLIMGSDTRPGSADDFKAFVAGEMEKYREVVKLSGASIN; via the coding sequence ATGATGACCCCCCTGCTTTCCCGTTGCCTGCGGGCCCTGTCGGCCTGCGCGGTGGCGGTCGCCCTGGCGTTCGCGCCTGCCCTTGGCCACGCTGCTGGCGACTTCCCCAACAAGCCCCTGCGATTCGTCGTGCCTTATCCCCCCGGCGGCCCGCTCGACCTGATGGCGCGCGTCCTGGCAGAGAAGGTCGGCGCCGAGTTCGGCCAGACCGTCGTGGTGGAGAACCGTGCAGGCGCGGGCGGCAACATCGGTGCCGGCGTCGTCGCCAAGTCGCCGGCCGATGGCTACACGCTCGTCATGGGCGCCGTGGCCACCCATGCCATCAACCCCTGGCTGTACGCCAGCCTGCCCTACGACCCGATCCGCGACTTCTCGCCCATCACGCTGGTGGCCGCCGTGCCGAACGTGCTGGTCATCAACCGCGAGTTCGCCGACGCCAACGGGATCGCCACCGTGGGTGACCTGCTTGCCTACGGCAAATCGCATCCCGGCCGCCTGAACTACGCCTCGGGCGGCAATGGCAGCGCGGGCCACCTGGCCGGCGAACTGCTGCGCGCGCGTGGCGGCCTGGATGCGGTGCACGTGCCTTACCAGGGCGCGGCGCCCGCCCAGCTGGCCCTGCTCTCGGGCCAGGCCGACATCATGTTCGACAACCTGGCTGCGGCTGCGCCGCTGATCCGCGACGGCAAGGTCAAGGCGCTGGCCGTGACCACGCTGGCGCGCTCGTCCCTGCTGAAGGATGTGCCGACGATCGACGAGTCGGGCGTCAAGGGTTTCGACCTGGGCACGTGGTTCGGCGTCTTCGCGCCCGGCGGCACGCCCCTGCCTGTCGTCGAGCGCCTGAACCAGGCCTACGTGAAGGCCCTGAACCTGCCCGACGTGCGCGAGCGCCTGCTGATCATGGGCTCGGACACGCGTCCCGGCAGCGCCGATGACTTCAAGGCCTTCGTGGCCGGCGAAATGGAGAAGTACCGCGAGGTGGTGAAGCTGTCTGGCGCCAGCATCAACTGA
- a CDS encoding amino acid ABC transporter ATP-binding protein → MSDAIIRLQDVNKWYGQFHVLRHVNLEVAPGERIVICGPSGSGKSTMIRCINRLEEHQQGQIIVDGTELTNDLKQIETIRKDVGMVFQHFNLFPHLTVLQNLTLGPMWVLKKSRAEAEATAMKYLERVRIPDQANKFPGQLSGGQQQRVAIARSLCMHPKIMLFDEPTSALDPEMVKEVLDVMVTLAEESGMTMLCVTHEMGFARKVADRVIFMDRGEIIEQNTPDAFFDSPQNERTKLFLSQILH, encoded by the coding sequence ATGTCCGATGCCATCATTCGCCTGCAGGACGTCAACAAGTGGTACGGCCAGTTCCACGTCCTGCGCCATGTCAATCTCGAGGTCGCCCCCGGCGAGCGCATCGTCATCTGCGGCCCGTCGGGTTCCGGCAAGTCGACGATGATCCGCTGCATCAACCGGCTGGAAGAACACCAGCAGGGCCAGATCATCGTCGATGGCACCGAGCTCACCAACGACCTGAAGCAGATCGAGACCATCCGCAAGGACGTGGGCATGGTCTTCCAGCACTTCAACCTGTTCCCCCACCTGACGGTGCTGCAGAACCTGACGCTGGGCCCCATGTGGGTACTGAAGAAGTCGCGCGCCGAAGCAGAAGCCACGGCCATGAAATACCTGGAGCGCGTGCGCATCCCCGACCAGGCCAACAAGTTCCCGGGCCAGCTGTCCGGCGGCCAGCAGCAGCGCGTGGCGATTGCCCGCTCGCTGTGCATGCATCCGAAGATCATGCTGTTCGATGAGCCGACCTCGGCGCTCGATCCGGAAATGGTCAAGGAAGTGCTGGACGTGATGGTGACGCTGGCCGAGGAAAGCGGCATGACCATGCTGTGCGTGACCCACGAAATGGGCTTCGCGCGCAAGGTGGCCGACCGCGTCATCTTCATGGACCGCGGCGAGATCATCGAACAGAACACGCCCGACGCGTTCTTCGACAGTCCGCAGAACGAGCGCACCAAGCTGTTCCTGAGCCAGATCCTGCATTGA
- a CDS encoding amino acid ABC transporter permease, producing MAATTPTSPAVTTGEPPPSNQVGAWAWIRSQLFASPLNALVTILCVWFVLASVPALLDWAFLSANYTAQNAQECRASSGACWAFIIEKHRLILFGTYPYDEQWRPLIACVLLVAVVVCSGMRRFWNLSLLGIWIGGMGAAALLMWGGVLGLEYVETARWGGLPVTLILSTFGIAFAFPFGVLLALGRRSRMPAIKALCVVYIELIRGVPLISLLFMSSVMLPLFLPVGVTFDKLLRAQIAIILFAGAYIAETVRGGLQAIPKGQYEGADSLGLSYWQQMRLIILPQALKIVIPPLVGIFIALFKDTSLVVVIGIFDLTLAAKAALSDAAWRGFGVEAYVFISLVYFVFCFSMSRYSQALENRLATGHKR from the coding sequence ATGGCAGCCACGACTCCCACCTCTCCCGCCGTGACGACCGGCGAACCGCCGCCCAGCAACCAGGTGGGCGCCTGGGCCTGGATCCGCAGCCAGCTGTTCGCCTCGCCGCTCAATGCGCTGGTGACCATCCTGTGCGTGTGGTTCGTGCTGGCCTCGGTGCCTGCGCTGCTCGACTGGGCCTTCCTGAGCGCCAACTACACGGCGCAGAACGCCCAGGAATGCCGTGCCAGTTCGGGCGCCTGCTGGGCCTTCATCATCGAGAAGCACCGGCTGATCCTGTTCGGCACCTATCCCTATGACGAGCAGTGGCGTCCGCTCATCGCCTGCGTCCTGCTGGTCGCGGTGGTGGTGTGCAGCGGCATGCGCCGCTTCTGGAACCTGTCGCTGCTGGGCATCTGGATCGGCGGCATGGGCGCGGCCGCGCTGCTCATGTGGGGCGGCGTGCTCGGCCTGGAATACGTCGAGACCGCGCGCTGGGGCGGCCTGCCGGTCACCCTGATCCTGTCGACCTTCGGCATCGCATTCGCCTTTCCCTTCGGCGTGCTGCTGGCCCTGGGGCGCCGTTCGCGCATGCCGGCCATCAAGGCCCTGTGCGTGGTCTACATCGAACTGATCCGCGGCGTGCCGCTCATCAGCCTGCTGTTCATGTCCTCGGTCATGCTGCCGCTCTTCCTGCCGGTCGGCGTCACCTTCGACAAGCTGCTGCGCGCGCAGATCGCCATCATCCTGTTCGCGGGCGCCTACATCGCCGAGACCGTGCGCGGCGGCTTGCAGGCCATTCCCAAGGGGCAGTACGAAGGCGCCGATTCCCTGGGCCTGTCGTATTGGCAGCAGATGCGCCTGATCATCCTGCCTCAGGCCCTGAAGATCGTGATCCCGCCGCTCGTCGGCATCTTCATCGCGCTCTTCAAGGACACCTCGCTGGTGGTGGTGATCGGCATCTTCGACCTGACGCTGGCGGCCAAGGCCGCACTGTCCGACGCGGCATGGCGAGGGTTCGGCGTGGAGGCCTACGTCTTCATTTCGCTGGTCTATTTCGTCTTTTGCTTCTCGATGTCCCGCTATAGCCAGGCCTTGGAAAACAGGCTGGCGACGGGCCACAAACGATGA
- a CDS encoding amino acid ABC transporter permease translates to MTQTPPARPPVSAPKRRLSWNDPSVRSVVYQVLALAAVGFAVWYLVSNTLTNLSARNISTGFGFLSREAGFAIGESAIAYTPADTYGRAVMVGLVNTLKIAALGIVLATILGTLIGIARLSKNWLVHKLARIYVEVMRNVPLLLQLFFWYALLTENAAGPRQAANPLPGVFISNRGLTMPSLEGQALDWMLGGLILAILCTILLGHWGRKHQEKTGRVFPLGRAALGLFIGLPLIGWLLSGASLALNVPELKGFNFVGGVTLSPEFAALLAGLVIYTSAFIAEVVRSGIQAVNQGQWEAAGSLGLKRGQVLRLVVLPQALRVIIPPMTSQYLNLTKNSSLAVAIGYPDIVSVVNTTLNQTGQAIEGILIIMAAYLTVSLSISIFMNWYNKRIALVER, encoded by the coding sequence ATGACTCAAACTCCTCCCGCAAGACCCCCCGTGAGCGCCCCGAAGCGCCGCCTGTCCTGGAACGATCCTTCCGTCCGATCGGTGGTCTACCAGGTGCTGGCGCTGGCTGCCGTCGGGTTCGCGGTCTGGTATCTCGTTTCCAACACGCTGACCAACCTGTCGGCGCGCAACATCTCCACCGGTTTCGGCTTCCTGAGCCGCGAGGCAGGTTTCGCCATCGGCGAATCGGCCATTGCCTATACGCCTGCCGACACCTACGGCCGTGCCGTGATGGTGGGCCTGGTGAACACGCTGAAGATCGCCGCGCTGGGCATCGTGCTGGCCACGATCCTCGGTACCCTGATCGGCATCGCGCGCCTGTCCAAGAACTGGCTGGTGCACAAGCTGGCACGCATCTACGTGGAAGTGATGCGCAACGTGCCGCTGCTGCTGCAACTCTTCTTCTGGTATGCCCTGCTCACCGAGAACGCCGCCGGCCCGCGCCAGGCGGCCAATCCCTTGCCGGGCGTCTTCATCTCCAATCGCGGCCTGACCATGCCTTCCCTGGAGGGGCAGGCGCTGGACTGGATGCTGGGCGGCCTGATCCTGGCCATCCTCTGCACCATCCTGCTGGGACACTGGGGGCGCAAGCACCAGGAAAAGACCGGTCGCGTGTTCCCGCTGGGCCGCGCAGCGCTGGGCCTCTTCATTGGCCTGCCGCTCATCGGGTGGTTGCTGTCGGGCGCCTCGCTGGCACTCAACGTGCCCGAGCTCAAGGGCTTCAACTTCGTCGGCGGCGTCACGCTGTCGCCCGAGTTCGCCGCCCTGCTGGCAGGCCTGGTCATCTACACCTCGGCCTTCATCGCCGAAGTGGTCCGCTCGGGCATCCAGGCCGTCAACCAGGGCCAATGGGAAGCCGCTGGCTCGCTAGGCCTGAAGCGTGGCCAGGTGCTGCGCCTGGTGGTGCTGCCGCAGGCGCTGCGCGTCATCATCCCGCCGATGACCAGCCAATACCTGAACCTGACCAAGAACAGCTCGCTGGCCGTGGCCATCGGTTATCCGGACATCGTGTCGGTGGTCAACACCACGCTGAACCAGACCGGCCAGGCCATCGAGGGCATCCTCATCATCATGGCGGCCTATCTCACGGTCAGCCTGTCCATCTCGATCTTCATGAACTGGTACAACAAGCGCATCGCGCTGGTGGAGCGTTGA
- a CDS encoding amino acid ABC transporter substrate-binding protein, whose amino-acid sequence MKAMKLAVAGVALFAATSAAHAGATFDAVKKKGFVQCGVSTGIPGFSLADSKGQWQGLDVDLCRAIAATVFNDATKFKVTPLNTQQRFTALQSGEIDVLTRNTTVTLTRDTTLGLVGAGVNYYDSQGVMVKKDLGVKSAKELGGATVCVQPGTTTELNLADWFRGNKLEFKPVVIDKYDEIVRAFSAGRCDAFTTDKSQLASTRTTLENPDSFVILPEDFSKEPLGPMVRQGDEQWFNIVRWTLNAMLEAEEYGITSKNVDEQVKSPNPNVQRILGTTPGMGKNLGVDDKWAYNILKSVGNYGESFERNLGSASAMKLERGLNRPWKDGGLMYGWPVR is encoded by the coding sequence ATGAAAGCAATGAAACTCGCCGTAGCCGGCGTTGCGCTGTTTGCAGCCACGTCCGCGGCCCATGCTGGCGCCACCTTCGATGCCGTCAAGAAGAAGGGCTTCGTGCAGTGCGGCGTGTCCACCGGCATCCCCGGTTTCTCCCTCGCAGACAGCAAAGGCCAGTGGCAAGGCCTGGACGTGGACCTGTGCCGCGCCATCGCCGCCACGGTCTTCAATGACGCCACCAAATTCAAGGTCACGCCGCTGAACACGCAGCAACGCTTCACCGCGCTGCAGTCCGGCGAGATCGACGTGCTGACCCGCAACACCACCGTCACGTTGACGCGCGACACCACGCTGGGCCTGGTCGGCGCTGGCGTGAACTACTACGACAGCCAAGGCGTCATGGTGAAGAAGGACCTGGGCGTGAAAAGCGCAAAGGAACTGGGCGGCGCCACGGTCTGCGTGCAGCCCGGCACCACCACCGAACTGAACCTGGCTGACTGGTTCCGCGGCAACAAGCTCGAATTCAAGCCCGTCGTGATCGACAAGTACGACGAAATCGTGCGTGCGTTCTCGGCCGGCCGCTGCGATGCCTTCACGACCGACAAGTCGCAGCTGGCGTCCACCCGCACCACGCTCGAGAACCCCGACAGCTTCGTGATCCTGCCGGAAGATTTCTCCAAGGAGCCGCTGGGCCCCATGGTCCGCCAGGGCGACGAGCAATGGTTCAACATCGTCCGCTGGACGCTGAACGCCATGCTGGAAGCCGAGGAATACGGCATCACGTCCAAGAACGTGGACGAGCAGGTCAAGAGCCCCAATCCCAACGTGCAGCGCATCCTGGGCACCACGCCCGGCATGGGCAAGAACCTGGGCGTGGACGACAAGTGGGCCTACAACATCCTCAAGTCCGTGGGTAACTATGGCGAGAGCTTCGAGCGCAACCTGGGTTCCGCCAGCGCCATGAAGCTCGAGCGTGGCCTGAACCGTCCGTGGAAGGATGGCGGCCTGATGTACGGCTGGCCGGTACGCTAA
- the soxR gene encoding redox-sensitive transcriptional activator SoxR — protein MATEHPHDDLPPEAMRTLTVGEVARRAGVPVSTLHFYETKGLIQSTRSGGNQRRYAPVVLRAIAIIKVAQRTGIPLQEIHEAMSRYQGAKLSAAEWRALSSRWREDLDARIRKLTRLRDELDSCIGCGCLSLSDCPLRNPDDVLGEEGPGPRILDRP, from the coding sequence ATGGCGACCGAGCACCCCCACGATGATTTGCCGCCCGAGGCCATGCGCACCCTCACCGTGGGCGAGGTCGCCCGCCGCGCGGGCGTGCCAGTGTCGACGCTGCATTTCTATGAGACGAAAGGATTGATCCAGTCGACGCGCAGCGGCGGCAACCAGCGCCGCTATGCGCCCGTGGTCCTGCGCGCGATCGCCATCATCAAGGTAGCGCAGCGCACGGGCATTCCGCTGCAGGAGATCCACGAGGCGATGAGCCGCTACCAGGGCGCGAAGCTCTCGGCCGCGGAGTGGCGCGCGCTGTCGTCGCGCTGGCGCGAGGATCTCGATGCGCGCATCCGCAAGCTCACGCGCCTGCGCGATGAGCTGGACAGCTGCATCGGTTGCGGTTGCCTTTCGCTGAGCGATTGCCCGCTGCGCAATCCCGATGACGTGCTGGGCGAGGAGGGGCCCGGGCCACGGATTCTCGATCGCCCGTGA
- a CDS encoding cell division ATP-binding protein FtsE has product MIEFQHVFKSYGRGRNILADITFKVSPGEFIFVSGPSGAGKSTLLKLVGGLEPPSRGAIQVHGQRLEKLSARARPYLRRAVGVILQDTHLLYDRSAFENVMLPLAVTGLAPELASARARAAMEKVGLSGKEALNPIELSGGEQQRLAIARAIVNRPAILIADEPTANLDRDNARRILNVFRDFNRVGVTMLIASHDEALMAEHATRTLRVEPGRFTDVRTRPAAEEQA; this is encoded by the coding sequence ATGATCGAGTTCCAGCACGTCTTCAAATCCTATGGCCGTGGCCGCAACATCCTGGCCGACATCACGTTCAAGGTCTCGCCCGGCGAGTTCATCTTCGTGTCCGGCCCGTCGGGCGCAGGCAAATCGACATTGCTGAAGCTGGTGGGCGGCCTCGAGCCGCCAAGCCGTGGCGCCATCCAGGTCCACGGCCAACGCCTGGAAAAACTGTCGGCGCGCGCCCGGCCCTACCTGCGCCGCGCGGTCGGCGTGATCCTGCAGGACACCCACCTGCTGTACGACCGCAGCGCCTTCGAGAACGTGATGCTGCCGCTGGCCGTCACCGGCCTGGCGCCCGAGCTCGCCTCGGCGCGCGCCCGCGCCGCCATGGAAAAGGTCGGCCTGTCAGGCAAGGAAGCGCTCAACCCCATCGAACTGTCGGGCGGTGAACAGCAACGCCTGGCCATCGCCCGCGCCATCGTCAACCGCCCCGCCATCCTGATCGCCGACGAACCCACCGCCAACCTGGACCGCGACAACGCGCGCCGCATCCTGAATGTCTTCCGGGATTTCAACCGCGTCGGCGTCACCATGCTGATCGCTTCGCACGACGAAGCGCTGATGGCCGAACACGCCACGCGCACGCTGCGCGTGGAACCCGGCCGCTTCACCGACGTGCGCACGCGCCCGGCCGCCGAGGAGCAGGCATGA
- a CDS encoding cell division protein FtsX produces the protein MKSWLRQHRYALSITVRRLLAQPFSSFANLLVIALALSLPLLGTTVLLSAEPVARQVSVTPELTLFMKVDAPANSARDTADRIAREHDAQISGVRVIGRDEALRTLRNTPGWEASLAVLPENPLPDAVVVTLEQGEDLAARADTLAAAWRGWDYVDVVQLDSAWVQRLEALLRFARIGLGLLAVSVALVVLATVFNTVRMQALSQREEIAVARLVGATESFVRRPFLYVGALSCTLASLLAIGIAALALQPLNQALATLARSYGADIALHLPGPGVLVPAIVATALLGAVSARWSVTRNTRF, from the coding sequence ATGAAAAGCTGGCTGCGCCAACATCGCTACGCCTTGTCGATCACGGTTCGCCGGCTGCTGGCCCAACCGTTCTCGTCCTTCGCCAACCTGCTTGTGATCGCCCTCGCGCTGTCGCTGCCGCTGCTGGGCACGACCGTGCTGCTGTCGGCCGAGCCGGTCGCGCGCCAGGTCTCGGTCACGCCCGAATTGACGCTCTTCATGAAGGTGGACGCGCCCGCCAACAGCGCCCGCGACACCGCCGACCGGATCGCGCGCGAACACGACGCGCAGATCTCGGGCGTGCGCGTCATCGGCCGCGACGAAGCCCTGCGCACGCTGCGCAACACGCCGGGCTGGGAAGCCTCGCTCGCCGTGCTGCCCGAGAACCCCCTGCCTGACGCGGTGGTGGTCACGCTGGAACAAGGCGAAGATCTTGCCGCGCGCGCGGACACGCTTGCCGCCGCCTGGCGCGGCTGGGATTACGTGGATGTCGTGCAACTCGACAGTGCCTGGGTGCAGCGGCTGGAGGCGCTGCTGCGCTTCGCACGCATCGGCCTGGGCCTGCTTGCGGTCAGCGTGGCGCTGGTCGTGCTGGCCACCGTCTTCAATACCGTGCGCATGCAGGCCCTGTCGCAACGCGAGGAAATCGCCGTGGCGCGGCTGGTGGGCGCCACCGAATCCTTCGTGCGCAGGCCCTTCCTGTATGTGGGCGCACTGAGTTGCACGCTGGCCTCCCTGCTTGCCATCGGCATTGCCGCGCTGGCCCTGCAACCCTTGAACCAGGCCTTGGCCACGCTGGCTCGCAGCTATGGCGCGGACATCGCGCTGCACCTGCCCGGTCCGGGCGTCCTGGTGCCGGCCATCGTGGCCACCGCGCTGCTCGGCGCGGTATCAGCACGGTGGTCCGTCACGCGCAATACACGTTTCTAG
- the cheD gene encoding chemoreceptor glutamine deamidase CheD, with the protein MPFQEFRATRQYFDSAFGMQAVKVLPTEYYVSKENIMISTVLGSCVAACIRDPQAGVAGMNHFMLPEGDPASPASATMRYGAYAMEVLINELLKAGATRSRLEAKVFGGGAVLDAMQQTNIGERNAAFVLHYLKLEGIPVLAKDLGDVHARRINYFTGTGQVLVRRLITQRKAEAVIAHRELAVARSVQQDADANKPGPRPAASLVRPLRAR; encoded by the coding sequence ATGCCGTTCCAGGAATTCCGGGCCACCCGCCAGTACTTCGACAGCGCATTCGGCATGCAGGCCGTGAAGGTACTGCCGACGGAGTATTACGTCTCGAAAGAGAACATCATGATCTCGACCGTGCTGGGGTCGTGCGTCGCGGCCTGTATCCGCGACCCGCAGGCCGGCGTGGCGGGCATGAACCACTTCATGCTGCCCGAGGGCGACCCGGCCTCGCCGGCATCGGCCACGATGCGCTATGGCGCCTATGCCATGGAAGTGCTGATCAACGAACTGCTGAAAGCTGGCGCCACCCGCTCGCGCCTGGAAGCCAAGGTGTTCGGCGGCGGCGCGGTGCTGGACGCCATGCAGCAGACCAACATCGGCGAACGCAATGCGGCCTTCGTGCTGCACTACCTGAAACTGGAAGGCATCCCGGTCCTGGCCAAGGACCTGGGCGACGTCCACGCGCGCCGCATCAACTACTTCACGGGCACCGGCCAGGTGCTGGTGCGCCGGCTGATCACGCAACGCAAGGCGGAAGCCGTCATCGCGCACCGTGAGCTGGCCGTCGCAAGGTCGGTGCAGCAGGACGCCGACGCGAACAAGCCCGGGCCGCGGCCGGCTGCGTCGTTGGTTCGGCCTTTGCGGGCGCGTTAG